gcactttaaagaacctagtacatctcgagacaagtagggggttatcCCGGTGCTGTTGGTGACACAATGTGACCTTTAGGagagaagaatgttgttgaaaaggtgtAATATCCAAGTCCACATTTCTCTGATTTTCATGTAACAGTTCTATATAAATGTCACATTACTTTACATTCTAAGTGATATCTTATGGTGATAATGCTATGAATGCATTGTTCTATTCATTGTCAAAGACAGCTTCCCGGTCTAGTCTTTGACAAtggattgattgaaatttatatttatactgggtaacctcttcagtctaagactggtctcccagggggcccagttggtgatcagtggctgtgatgtactaatacaccggggtaaccccctagtCGTCTCGacagatgtactaggttctttaaagtgcacacgagctagatgtgtacactggacctacggtttatagtccttatccgagaagactcgttctaccaccagaaccatggagtgagtgagcctcgaacccctgccgatgttatggctatgtaattacggttccactgtcttaaccgctcggccactcactcacacaCTGCGAGTCCCctaattgaataaaagtttaattAAGACATTAGGTGTTAAGACGATCTACTATTTTCGATTAGTGTACATGTGCAATGGATCTCCATTGCTTGACATTCCATTTCTCGCCTAAATTATCTGCCTAAAGATACAAACAATACGGCACAGACAGGTCTTGTACTCATTACCCGATACAGGGTTTATTGTTTCCTGGAACTACCTTACCTTTCCTAGCAACATATTCATCTTCTTTTATAATCTTGGCCAGACCGAAGTCCGCAATCTTGACCAAGTTATTCTCTTCTACTAACACGTTCCTTGCTGCTAAATCTCGATGGATAAAGTTCTTCTGCTCTAAAAAGTACATTCCTGATGAAATCTGCAGAACGAAACAAATAAAAGGAGAGAGAAAATATTGACTTACAATCTATTTGATCATTTTTGAAGACCGTAACTCGTCTATTTACGACTAATTTAAAAAAGCATGAAAAACATTCTGATTGACCAATGGGTGAAATGTTTTAGCCAGTCATTtggatgtaaataaataaaatgataattcaaatattaaaCAGTTAGAAAATAAACTAAACAATGAATGaacaatgacatcatcacatttttttgtcacattaagtttgataatgtagacagagctttaatgtTGCCTTCTCGCATCACACATAGCACCATCTTGTCctttaattttattgaaaagtACATACCTGTGACCCCATGTCAACTAGATGTCGAAGCTTAAGGTACACAGAGCTGTCAGCTCGTAGGTAGTCAAGTAAACTGCCATTAGACATCAACTCTGTTACAATGTATATAGGTTCCTAAAGACAAAGAAGGTTCAAATAATATTAGTACAGATGAAGAGAGAAAGATGAGGTAGAGAAAAggtgaaaaaaataattctacaaaaaatgatgataataatacttTAGTAGCACTGATTGCAATGAAAGCAACAATGTTTAACAAATGAAAATCACAAGGATAAAGATaattgaagatgatgatgatgatgattgtggATAGATAATGAAGGACCGATTAAGATAGTGGTGGAAGCTACAATAGGAATAACAATACAACAATGATTAAGATATTGATAACAATGAGGATGATAATTGATAACAATGAGGATGATAATTgataacaataatgatgataattgaTATCAATGAGGATgataattgataaaaataatgataattaataacgatgataattgataatgatgatgacaattgttattatattaatgactgcagattaataatataatagtgatAATAATTACAATGTTTCAACAATAATTGATGAGGAATGGCAATGAAGAAAATTTATTATGATGAagataattattgatgatgaagaagatgttgatgatgatgttgatgatgttgttgagaatgatgatgaggatgatgtagatgatgttgatgatgtcaatgatgttgatgatgatgttgttgagaatgatgatgaggatgatgtagatgatgctgatgatgtcaatgatgttgatgatgatgttgttgagaatgatgatgaggatgatgtagatgatgttgatgatgtcaatgatgttgatgatgatgttgttgagaatgatgatgaggatgatgtagatgatgttgatgatgtcaatgatgtgatgatgatgttgttgagaatgatgatgaggataatgtagatgatgttgatgatgtgatgatgatgatgaggatgctGATGATGATAAGGATGCTGATGAAGATGCTGAGGATGATGATATTGTTGATgggatgatgatgaggatgatgttatgatgatattgatgatatgatgatgatgatattgatatgatgaggatgatgatagtgatgatgatgataatgatgaggaTGATGTGATGAGGATAATGATGATGCTGGAAGAGAGTCATAAACTTACCGTGTCTGAGCATACAGCGTATAATCGCACCAATTTCTCATGTCTCATCTCCTTCATAATGTTGGCCTCTGCAAGGAATGCTTCTGGAGACATGGTTCCTGCTCTTAAAGTCTTGATAGCGCATGGAGTTGTACCTTTCCAGTATCCTATTAAAACGCaatcaaaatttgaataaacaacttATGACAAAAAAGATCGACGTTTCGGAACCATCATGGAACCATTCTTAAGAACAAATGAGTAAAATTAACaactaaagaaaataaaaagcaCCAAATGGTGACAGGAAATACTAAACAATTAGTAACAAAGACTGAAAAGCCTAAAAAGATAAGCTCCTACTCttgttaattattaaaacaattttgccTTGATTGAGTCATTTTGTTTGTTAAGGGACTAAAACTCTTAACTCTTGAATTAACTCTAAAGTATTTCATTAACTAAGAAATCAAACTTGGATCTGCACTTAGACAATACTTACACAACCTACATTTGATTGCTTAATTAATAAAATGCTTTGGATAAAGAGTTGAAACTTGTATTTCACAAATTTAATCATTTGCCAtcgttattgttttttaaaagcatAACATTACGTCGATATACATATATCTTTCCACCTTCACTTACCTTTCCATACTTCTCCAAATTGACCGGCACCGAGTTTCTGTTCGAAGGACAGCTCGTGCCGCGAAATTTCCCAAGCGTCTCTGAATGATGGGATAATTAACGTTTCACGTGTGCACGGTGATGTCAGCTTACAACAAAGACCCTCTGCTTGgcctaaagaaaaataattctATATTTATTCAGGCTCTGATGGTGTCATTATGAAAAcggaaaaattaatgtttaaaaaatgcacATGCTCGCCATCATGCAACAGGCAACATGTCACCATGGCAAGAAGCTGCCATGGAAAGTATGCAGCCATGAAGCAGAAGGCAGAGCCTGTGCATCTCATTGCCATGGCGACGGCAAGCTTCATTGACATCGAACATAGGCAAAAGAAATTTATGTAAAcagtaaaactaaaatattataaatgcgGCTTTTTTCATCCTTAtaatctttgttttgtttaatttaagaaatatcaaTCACAAtacactttatttattttagtaaacATTTTCAGTACTATGCAATATTAAGCCATGCAAATCATTTGcataaatttgaatatttgaTATCACCTGGGAAATACTTTTGTGAGTTGTATTTGTTTAGTTTCTTTGGCATAGTTTCACAacgataaatataatatttattattaacacgATAAACACTTCTGGTACCCCCATGAGGTATTAATcctaaatacaaataataaataagattgttattatttgttctttatactgggtagcctcttcagtctAAGAatgttctcccagagggcccagtgtaCAGTAGAGTGTACTATGATGagtttgtgacagtggctgtgtgtgaactagcacactggggtaaccccctaaatttctcgaaagatgtactaggttctttaaagtgcacatgaacaagatgtgtacactgaacctacggtttatagtccttaaccgagaagacttgttctaccaccaggttccactgtcttaactgctcggccactcacGCGCTCGATGAAGAATAAAAGCAACAATCAACAATAAACAACAGATATCTTGAAGAATAGGAAATTGAGGACTGACCTTATTTCTAAAGCTCtacctacactatcaaactttatgtgacatgatgatgtcatatcactaccatattttggcatcaccagtatatttgggcacattctGATTTCGTCAAACTAGTatagtagtgtagacagagcttaagatacaATTAACACGGTGAAACTATTCTATTCATCTGAAATAGGGCATTAATTGTCTAATTACAACTCGGTAAAGCTAAAATATTTAGGCATAGCGGGGCATACCGACAGCCAACTTTTTAAAAGCCTGTTTATACTGTGGCTGATGACAACGACAATAAATGGATAGAGAATTAGTATTCGTCATTACataataaatgacatttccaTTCAATGATGGTTTATCTgtgtttatttgttgttttgtcACTAGAGTAACACAAATACATTCTTTCTTTAATACAGCAAACAAAGGAATCTATAGGGCCTTTAATGCTGTCTTTGATGAAAGCCAGCCACCACTGTCCGTACCAGTAAATATGGTTGTCAACAAAATGTGGAGCATTTATTCTATCTGAAGCTCttcctacactatcaaaccagtttgacaaaaaaagtttgatgtgttcaaatatggttatgaaatgacatcatcatgtccatatatgggcacatcacatgttgttgtcacatacactttgatagtgtggacagagcttaagctagCCACATGCAATAATATGAAAAATgataaaagtaatttaattatacaaacCTCGATAGTGCAGTATAAGCTCTTGTATTGTACGGAATTCCTTAGTTCTTGCAATGTAAAATAGAGAGGTATGCTTCTGTTGTTTAATCTTGTAATGTCTAACATTAGGCCCCGAGCTGGTAAAATCTCTAATAGACAGGGCATGGTTACCTGAAATTAGTGTCATTTGGAATTAGCCCTGTCTCATGGAAAAATGATATCTCATGGTGAAAATGAACAGCCctaaagtacagtacagtacgtTCAGCTTTCTTTAAATAGTTTGAGAATTTTTGCCAAGCAACTTGTTGTGTGCGCCGTCTATAACTGTTATACTCTGTGTCCAAAGTTGGAGCACTTTTTAATCTTCCCGGCCTAGCATTCGTCGATGATTTACGGTGgacaacaattttaaattttgtttgttatAAGTTTAgggtgttataaaacaaataattaatgttttgtatttgatgaatggagagaatatttcatttgttgAAACATTGACTGCTTTATTTTTCAACttatgaaatattctcaccacccacctcataaacattcattatttgtatattatataacaccaaAATAAATTCTTGTAATTTGATTAAACGGTTGTGGGGTTacatggtgtgcaatagtatgcactattAAACGGTCATTCAATAGCACCTAataaatttggtgaatgatgattcacctcatgccattatttgtaccatacactaataaacattcattaattgTATACTATAAATTGACATTATATATTGGGCATTAACATGAcctgaaatatttaaataccTGGACTTGTTTCACTTTCTCGCACCAAGAATGAACCTTTAGGAAGACTTGCCTTCATCAGCCTATTAGCAGCATCTCCACGGCTGATGCGCCCAAAAAACCACCTGTAAAAAAATAGGTAAAAGTTTGTTATTAATAAGTAccatttaaaataggaaaatgaaaagaataatataaaaaaatataaagctTTCAAAACAATAGGTTTAAAGTtctcagaaaaaaaataaattttttaccAGTTCACCCTCTTGTATACAGACTAAACAATGTGAACGTACAAATTAGTTCGGTTTGGTGGCTTACAATgataactagtttgacaaaaaaagttatgttcccaaatatggtagtaatatgcctaaatatggtagtgatatgacatcatcatgtcacgtacagtttgatagtgtagacagagcttaaactgTATTTGTGTAGCTCACTGCACTTTCAGAACTGTCCTCAATATATATAGAAAGTCCACTACAGTAAAATGCAAAAAGCATATTACCAAAATAGTAATTGAAATAAATCAtattgatattataaaatatgatataatatcatattttataatatcaatatgatttatttcaattactattttatactaaaatactataacattaacaatcaCAATTTCTTGTTCTTGTATTCAAAATTATAAAAGAAGATAGCCCAAATGAAATTTTTTACCGAAAACTAAAATTGGTTAAAACTATTTCTTAACTGTCTACATGATCAAgctttatgcgacaacaaaatgtgatgtgcccatatatgggcatgatgatgtcatgcactactatatttaggcatatcattaccatatttgggttcATCacactaatttgatagtgtagactgagctttactTAAAAACTGTAGTTAAAAATGAGGATCATTGGATAAGGAAATAAAACCAATCAGTATTTAAACAGGAAGTTGAACAAATAATTTACAGAATGTATCCGGGAATAACACTGTAATAAACAGGTACTTCTGAATTGTGTAATTAACTCTCAAAAAACATCAAGTCCATACAAAGAGGTATAGCATAATAACGGGTACCTATTGTCTGGTAATAAGTATAGTAACAAAGTACATAGGAAAAGGGATTAGATCGTCTAACCCATAGTATTTGAATGGCTGTACTATGAACAGgttattgtataattaaatactCAAGCTCAGGCTTTCGGTTTAGAGCAAGTACTGTACACAATTATCAGGAAGAGAATGgaagtttttaaaaattcattaaaaaaaattgattaagcCCTttcagatggttctcgaatatagTAATTAAGGAGTAAAAGAACTGGAATGTTCAAATTTTATGCAAGGCTATTTGTACTGCAAGACTACTGGCAGCCAATGTTTAGACCAGTGGTGTAACGCAGGCctaggcccctggtttaggaaccctaagtggccctccaaagAGGCCTCAGacatttttagcctttttcgacatattttaatgcctgtttttcctctgggcactccTCAGAGGCCTCTATAAACTCTGGGGCCtttgggtttagccagtgaccACTTATAGCCATTACGCCACTGGTTCAGGCCCGCATACAAGGTCTTAACATATCCTACATCCTTTATTAACTTAAATCAACACTCGTTGGTGGATCTCGTAAAAACTAATGGATGAATGGTTAAAATAGAAAACATGGTAATTATCAAATTAATCTTTGTATGTCTGTTGTCCTTCGAAATAGAAAACAGTTGGTGAGTCATTACTATGCCCTCTCACTCATCAAGagtgaaattattttaaataattgagaAATGAATACAGTACATCCTGAAACAGGTATGACTACTGAATGACAGGTATCAACATgctatactacagtacagtgtaaATACAATAGGTATGGACCTTGATTTTTATAGTATCTGGTGTTTTTTGGAAtattgtacaataataatatataagtaGAGAGAAATTAATTCATTGTCATGTTagtattttgtttctgttttgtaaattaaagatgtatttattaatttgaatttattcAAAAAGGTTAACCCTTTGAATTTAGTTGAACTTGCAGGCCAGCTgatatcaaatataaatataccaATAAATTTACAGTACAGCATAATAATGTGTGAACATTTAATTTTCtagatttaaacattttaataactgtaatatttaaaactattgttataattatttattgatgctactactgtatgtataacataataatatcataataaaatcaAGGCCAGTAGAGATGGTtaaaacagtaataataattgtatgatAATTTGATAAACCAACCATAAAATACCAAGAAAGATCATATCTCAGACAACaaaagtttttgtttgaaaattgtatatatCGTGTCCTATTATCATGGTTGACAATATGATACAATAACGTCAGAAAATTCAATATGAcgtaaacacatttatacagCATAATAAGAAAACAGTATTGGCTAATTGATATTAGTTTGTGTTGCTGTTTGATATGAATACACACACACCTATAGTGAAAACAACCTTTAAATACTAGTCTGTAGAGAATCGTGTGGGCCTTAAAGTTTCATATCAGCTACATAATCTACAAGAGCATGACGTAATAAGCAAAAGGCCATTAGATATTACGCAAAAGCAGGATGTAATATCCTGAAAACTTTTTAAAGATAATAATGCAGAAATGTTctcacttaagctctgtctacactatcaaactagtttggcaaaatatggtagtgatatgcccaaatatggtagtgctttGACATCatatgtccatgggcacatcacataaagtttgatagtttagacagagctttacattgaTGGGTCACTGTAGGAAGCAGAATGACCCACTTGCATAACTTAACCTTATACAGTAGGGTCATATTTTTATGGCTAGATCTAAATGTATTGTTCATAATTTTTGCTTGCTACAATGCTATACATTTTTTCAACTTTTTAGCGCTGGTTTAGTAATACTTACTCTTCTGACTCTAGACTTTTTAGCGCTGCAATATAGTTGTTTGGAACATATCCTTCTTGCTGTGTCTTGATTGACTTGGCTAACCACCAGTCCCCTTTGCTGAAAGAAACAAATACAAAGTATAATTGATGACATCTGATTGGTAAAGCTCTAGACACTATCGAACtttatgtgagaaaaaaatgtgatgtgcccatatagacatgatgatgtcatatcagtactattgtatttgggcatatcacttacATTTTggcatacagtactatatcacacttttttgtcaaatgagtttgatagtgtagacagagcttaattagGGTTTCCAATGCTCCACTGAAATAATTATAAGAAATCGAAAAATGTACaacttaaaaaaatatgaaatggttTTTGACAAAGGATTCATCAATcataatattgacatttttccaaattttatgtggattttttttatagcataaagctctgtccacactatcaaattagtttgacaaaaaaaagtgtgatgtaccaaaatatggtagagatatgattataattgtgttcatatatgggcacatcatttttttggttacataaagttataataaaaatatagtataacattaacaaaagaGCTTAAGAAATTTACTAAAACAATCTGAAGCCTATTATTGCATGTACAGTGAAATTGGTAATTCTGGTATGTATGAATTATCATATTCAATATCCATAGtcattcaattattatttatttatcacatGAGTCTCTACAAACATATTCTGTATTGATTTTATTACAAGGTCAAGGGGTTAAAAGCAGGTTATGTTGCAGTAGTTTGGAAATACCAAGTTATTTCCTGATCATCAAAGATTAAGACTCAAAAGAGTACCTACtgtattgtaaaaataaagttaCAACAATAGAATTGGGCCTAATATTCACAAATAATTATGGTACCtataaaataagtttaatttgGTCTATTGACAAAACAACTATCCCCACCTCTCTCAGTCATGATTGATTGCTTTTTAACCCTTTACAGTAGGTTTGGAGAAGAAAATACTCTATTTATAAAAGAcaaaatgtaatactgtataatgttatTTTCTTAGATTTATAAATTTCATGTGTTCAAGAGATTGACTGTTTTGGAGACGAGAACCCCATTCATATGATACTACCGTACTACCCCAGGCTTTTATCGTTCACGAGGGTTTTATTGTTTTGgtgtaatactgtatgttattgttaacaACATAAATACTCCATACAGTagaaatgaaaaatacaaaataattaattttgaaaagtgataaaatacagtaaaaactgtatcaaaatgcttggtaagaATATACTATAGGTCacgtcaatcaatgaattctactacaaatagaaatgtgtacaatattgtgtattatgCATGTGGCCTGGCATTTATtcaaggaaataaataaaggccCCTGGGGAGTTTATTTGAgtgcgggggggggggggggggggtgtttgGGGGTGttgtttattcaaaatgatgttctagAGGGGTCAGTACCTATTTTAACTGTACCCTGTTCAAATAACCACATTCAGTCATTTTCATTgaattttcattcattttattacacTATTTATTGAATCCATGAAAGAATATTAATACAATGAGAAAGGTTGTGTTCTTTGAATacacaaagaaaacaaaacttctaaatattttattttaaaactatgtATAATGGCAAAGGTTGCCGACTAAATAGTGAATAATAACTGTCTTCATTCACAGTATGAGGAAGTAAAAGGTAACTAAACTTTATGCCAAACAGGGTGGGCCAAAATTGGTGGAAACGctgattaattatttattaatcgcGCCGAccctttaggcagttatattcaagagaacAGTAGCTTTAGGAAACAGCTACCATGCGGGTTTATGAAGGCCGAAAAATGGTTATTTGGAAACTTGGACTGGTCATGTGCACATCCCAAAGCACTTCTGGGAAAAGAAAGTCTGAatgaaaacatttgctgatGAATATTGAGATGCATGTATAGCAGGTAGTTATCGTGAGATGAgtggcgttttttgtaagaaatatttcttgtttttatgGTCTATCAAAGTTTGAAAGAATGTGTAGaatattaaactattattgactagttattattttaataagaaCTTAatttttaagcttggttcccactagcgatgcaacgtaacgtcaatacgtcgtagcgttgcgttacgttgcgtcgctagtgggaaccacgctatGTGAacttaatgtttaatgtttCCATACCCAGCCTTCAGtaaattatatactgtagacaGGCAATTCAATTCTCTCCAAACAATGGCAAACATGAGTTTGAAAATGACTTTTTTAGGTACTGTATCATTCAAGCATGATTCTTTTGATGTTAATTTTAAGCTCcaactacactatcaaactagtttgacaaaagagtgtgatgtgcccaaatatggtagtgatgtgcccaaatatggtagtgatatgacatcatcatgtccatatattggcacatcacatttttttgtcacataaagtttgatagtgtagacagagctttaaaagtGTAAAAACTAATATGACAGCTGTAAATTTCTCTTAAACCATGATACCAAATTGTTTTGACTTTGGAATAAACCTGCCCACACATAAAGTAGCAGTTATagtgataaaaaataataaggataaaaataaaataacgtgTGGGTGTATACACAATACAGTGTTTGTGTTATccaatgtttttatttacacaatGTTTGCATCTAAtctaaaattatttactataattctaaaaattttttttagggGTCaagttaaattttttattttttgaagcAATTGCCTAAATTGATGAAAGAAAGGgacaaacaatattttaataaaaaataacatcccAAATATTTATGGATTTGTCATTTAATCAGAACCATGATTCCTTCCAATACAGTACATATGCACTTATAGACATGTCAAATTGGactaaataatcaataatactgtagttgGAAACTTAGGAAGGTTATAATAGTTGATTATTTCATTGTACACTCAAGTATTAATAATGCTTAATAGGAAATATGTGTAGGTGTAGGACTCGCAGTATTGTGTAAGTTCCTGTGTTTCTTTCCCAGAAATATACATTGTGACACTGTATTTTTGTGGCCATGCTCGCCAATCACACAGTGACATATTTTCCTTAAATAATTATAAGGATTTCCCGTAGAGTAAGTGGCAGAAAGGaaaatttttgtaatattttaaggTTTAATTGTTTCCCTTACGACAGTACCTTGGGAATGGTGAAATACGACTAAATTTCTATTAAGCATCCCTATAGGACTGGCTACTACAACAGTACTGTAATAAAATTCCAATTGCATTCTGGGAAATGTTTTAAGAATGTTGTTGTGGTCAAATGTGGCACAACATCAGAAAGGATTTGTTCTGGTGAATACACATTGTATTTCCcacaaattatgttaaaatactgtataataccaATCAGTTAAAAAAGTTTTGACTGACTACAGTATGCCAATGATACCAACCATCGAAACAAAATCGGCCGCACAATTTTTGTTGAGTTACACTTACAGTTAGTTTGATTGGGTTAGATTCATTactaaagcatggttcccactagaacgtaatgcaaggacgtaaacgcaacgcaagcgttttaaccaatgacaagcgaagttatagacatagtttgatagtgtagacagagctttatgcgtCATCTGCTTTATAAAAGAATGCggttgtaacaaaaataaacatgcatACTGTAAACAAAATCGCACCCACATACTGTATTAAACGAAAATGCACTTTTGATGATGTATGGATTCAATGGAGCATTTATTGAATATTGCATGGCCCataatcatccaatcaaatgacaataatttaatgtatgtgttatataaaaccaaatattattatttgtacttGTCAAATGGTTtaaccaaaaagttaaatttatttatcatatattattagtgtgggctaaagctctgtctacgctatccaatttgatgtgacaaaaaatgtgggcatatcacacttttttttgtgtcaaactagtttgatagtgtggacagaggtTAATACTTGAGAATGggcataatatactgtacctgTCATCCAAGATCTGAAG
This genomic stretch from Antedon mediterranea chromosome 11, ecAntMedi1.1, whole genome shotgun sequence harbors:
- the LOC140062496 gene encoding proto-oncogene tyrosine-protein kinase Src-like; the protein is MGCICSKEEDPTIQNNPRKSEPVTPVHENTSHKYRVKEPQGGNGYTQQPVEQQNLYIALYKYDARTDGDLSFQKGDTLQILDDSKGDWWLAKSIKTQQEGYVPNNYIAALKSLESEEWFFGRISRGDAANRLMKASLPKGSFLVRESETSPGNHALSIRDFTSSGPNVRHYKIKQQKHTSLFYIARTKEFRTIQELILHYRGQAEGLCCKLTSPCTRETLIIPSFRDAWEISRHELSFEQKLGAGQFGEVWKGYWKGTTPCAIKTLRAGTMSPEAFLAEANIMKEMRHEKLVRLYAVCSDTEPIYIVTELMSNGSLLDYLRADSSVYLKLRHLVDMGSQISSGMYFLEQKNFIHRDLAARNVLVEENNLVKIADFGLAKIIKEDEYVARKGSKFPVKWTALEAALYGTFSIKSDIWSFGILLAELVTKGQMPYPGLSNSEVLDQLQRGYRMPKPVHCPDSLYRIMMQCWLEDPRERPTFEFLYHFLDDYFVATEPEYREADEC